A genomic segment from Polyangium mundeleinium encodes:
- a CDS encoding SUMF1/EgtB/PvdO family nonheme iron enzyme, which translates to MKPIVSFRSPQALGLAAVALLAATLPAPSEAEAKGKKCPEGMVSVAGKYCIDTYEAHVVEIVGKNKTKAHSPYQSVAGLRMKAVSKKGKAPQAYISRNEAEEACKNAGKRLCADDEWIGACKGKKPTTFPYGNDHVSGVCNDGGFSSFNALYGVAGGPPPQEAYTFANMNDERLNQMKGTLAKSGAHKKCRSSYGAFDMVGNLHEWTASKTGTFRGGYYLDTHQNGDGCDYKTTAHNARYHDYSTGFRCCQ; encoded by the coding sequence ATGAAGCCCATCGTCTCTTTCCGCTCTCCTCAAGCTTTGGGCCTCGCGGCCGTCGCGCTCCTCGCGGCGACCTTGCCGGCACCTTCGGAGGCGGAGGCCAAGGGCAAGAAGTGCCCCGAGGGCATGGTGAGCGTCGCCGGCAAGTACTGCATCGACACGTACGAGGCGCACGTCGTCGAGATCGTCGGCAAAAACAAGACGAAGGCGCACTCGCCGTACCAGTCTGTCGCGGGCCTGCGCATGAAGGCCGTGAGCAAGAAGGGCAAGGCCCCGCAGGCGTACATCAGCCGCAATGAGGCCGAGGAGGCGTGCAAGAACGCGGGCAAACGCCTCTGCGCGGACGACGAGTGGATCGGCGCCTGCAAGGGCAAGAAGCCCACGACGTTCCCGTACGGCAACGATCACGTCTCCGGCGTCTGCAACGACGGCGGTTTTTCCTCGTTCAACGCGCTTTACGGCGTCGCCGGCGGCCCGCCGCCGCAGGAGGCGTACACGTTCGCGAACATGAACGACGAGCGCCTCAACCAGATGAAGGGGACGCTCGCGAAGAGCGGCGCGCACAAGAAGTGCCGGTCGAGCTACGGCGCCTTCGACATGGTCGGCAACCTGCACGAGTGGACCGCCTCGAAGACGGGCACGTTCCGCGGCGGCTACTACCTCGACACGCACCAGAACGGCGACGGCTGCGACTACAAGACGACCGCGCACAACGCGCGCTACCACGACTACTCGACCGGCTTCCGCTGCTGCCAGTAG
- a CDS encoding HAD-IG family 5'-nucleotidase, producing the protein MAFEQLSLPFEGHLTPTAPARIPRTRRVFVNRNLKMAGIDWVGFDMDYTLAIYNQVEMDKLSIDAVIPKLAKRGYDEDILRGITWPIDFPIRGLLIDKKAGNVLKMDRFKVVHKGYHGLRELTKEELRSLYHQKRVKPNTGRYHFIDTLYALSEVALYTGIVEAFEARRIELDYATLFTDIRECIDEAHRDGSILDVVLSDLPRFIERDPLLAPTLHKLRSAGKRLFLLTNSRWPYTERMMTYLLGDAMPEYPSFRHYFDLIIVAAQKPAFFQERRPLLERDGENLRPATYPLERGVIYEGGNLHDLEAALGIGGDRILYVGDHIYGDILRSKKESAWRTAMIIQEMEAEVIAHEMCREEHQKSAELEQRRDELEDQLRYYQQRYKDLTRKIEDAAQAAKNGHGTGSGSGSGISYEAERGRAKRAVERIRGMLRAVDAEATKLEREIDQRFHPYWGSLLKESIEPSSFGDQVEEFACIYTSRVSNMLAYSPLQYWRSPRDLMPHEL; encoded by the coding sequence GGGCATCTCACCCCGACCGCGCCGGCGCGAATCCCGCGCACGCGGCGGGTGTTCGTGAACCGCAATCTGAAGATGGCGGGGATCGACTGGGTGGGGTTCGACATGGACTACACCCTGGCGATCTACAACCAGGTCGAGATGGACAAACTGTCCATCGACGCCGTGATCCCCAAGCTCGCCAAGCGCGGCTACGACGAGGACATCCTCCGCGGGATCACCTGGCCCATCGACTTCCCGATCCGCGGGCTCTTGATCGACAAGAAGGCCGGGAACGTCCTCAAGATGGACCGCTTCAAGGTGGTCCACAAAGGCTACCACGGCCTGCGCGAGCTCACGAAAGAGGAGCTGCGCTCGCTCTACCACCAGAAGCGCGTCAAGCCGAACACCGGCCGCTACCACTTCATCGACACGCTCTACGCGCTGAGCGAGGTCGCGCTCTACACGGGGATCGTCGAGGCGTTCGAAGCGCGACGGATCGAGCTCGACTACGCGACCTTGTTCACGGACATCCGCGAGTGCATCGACGAGGCGCACCGCGACGGATCCATCCTGGACGTGGTGCTCAGCGATCTGCCGCGGTTCATCGAGCGCGACCCCTTGCTCGCGCCGACGCTGCACAAGCTACGCTCGGCGGGCAAACGGCTGTTTCTGCTGACGAACTCGCGCTGGCCGTACACCGAGCGGATGATGACGTACCTGCTCGGCGACGCGATGCCGGAGTACCCGAGCTTCCGCCACTACTTCGATCTGATCATCGTGGCGGCGCAGAAGCCGGCGTTCTTCCAGGAGCGCAGGCCGCTGCTCGAGCGGGACGGAGAGAACCTGCGCCCCGCGACGTACCCGCTCGAACGAGGCGTGATCTACGAGGGCGGCAACCTGCACGATCTCGAAGCCGCCCTCGGCATCGGCGGCGACCGGATCCTTTACGTCGGTGATCACATCTACGGCGATATTTTGAGGTCGAAGAAAGAGTCGGCCTGGCGCACGGCGATGATCATCCAGGAGATGGAAGCCGAGGTGATCGCGCACGAGATGTGCCGCGAGGAGCACCAGAAGAGCGCGGAGCTCGAACAACGAAGGGACGAGCTCGAAGATCAGCTCCGGTACTACCAGCAGCGGTACAAGGACCTGACGCGCAAGATCGAGGACGCGGCGCAGGCGGCGAAGAACGGGCACGGAACCGGGAGCGGGAGCGGGAGCGGCATCTCGTACGAGGCCGAGCGAGGCCGGGCAAAGCGCGCCGTGGAGCGGATCCGCGGCATGCTGCGCGCGGTGGACGCGGAGGCGACGAAGCTCGAGCGCGAGATCGATCAACGCTTCCACCCCTACTGGGGATCGTTGTTGAAAGAGTCGATCGAGCCGAGCAGCTTCGGCGATCAGGTCGAGGAGTTCGCCTGCATCTACACGTCACGCGTGTCGAACATGCTGGCGTACTCGCCGCTGCAGTACTGGCGCAGCCCCCGGGACCTGATGCCGCACGAGCTCTGA